The following are encoded in a window of Geobacter metallireducens GS-15 genomic DNA:
- the mlaD gene encoding outer membrane lipid asymmetry maintenance protein MlaD, with protein MKKVTLELIVGIFVAIGILCLGWLSVKLGKMELVGGDHYEVYAEFDSVSGLKEGAAVEIAGVEVGRVDRIALDPKFNDRARVSMRIANGVKLQDDVIASVRTSGIIGDKFILLKPGGSDNFLADNGRIRETESAVDLEELLSKYIHGKVE; from the coding sequence ATGAAGAAAGTCACTCTCGAACTCATTGTCGGCATTTTCGTGGCCATCGGCATCCTCTGCCTCGGGTGGCTCTCGGTGAAGCTGGGCAAGATGGAGCTGGTCGGCGGGGACCACTACGAGGTCTACGCCGAATTCGACTCCGTGTCGGGACTCAAGGAGGGGGCAGCGGTGGAGATTGCCGGGGTGGAGGTCGGCCGGGTCGACAGGATCGCTCTCGATCCGAAGTTCAATGACCGGGCACGGGTCTCCATGCGGATCGCCAACGGGGTAAAGCTCCAGGACGATGTCATCGCCTCGGTACGCACCAGCGGCATCATCGGCGACAAATTCATCCTGCTGAAGCCCGGCGGCTCCGATAACTTTCTGGCCGACAACGGCAGGATCAGGGAGACCGAATCGGCAGTTGATCTGGAGGAACTGCTGAGCAAGTACATCCACGGCAAGGTGGAGTGA
- a CDS encoding MlaC/ttg2D family ABC transporter substrate-binding protein encodes MKWFALPILFITLALGGPVFAQGSPTQTVKKTVDEVVRIVSDKEMKKPQNEKKRRQELKKAIGAVFDYGEMAQRAMARNWRDRSAAEKKEFVSLFETLLENSYADKIESYNQEKIVYLNERIEGEYAEVRSKVVTAKRDEYSLDYRLMNKGGRWMAYDVVIEGVSLVSNYRGQFNKIITNEGYPALLKKLRSKRAEIKAP; translated from the coding sequence ATGAAATGGTTTGCCCTGCCGATTCTCTTCATCACCCTCGCCCTTGGCGGGCCGGTCTTCGCCCAAGGAAGCCCCACCCAGACCGTCAAGAAGACCGTGGATGAGGTGGTTCGGATCGTCTCCGACAAGGAGATGAAGAAACCCCAGAACGAGAAGAAGCGCCGCCAGGAGCTGAAAAAGGCCATCGGTGCCGTCTTTGACTACGGCGAGATGGCCCAGCGTGCCATGGCGCGCAACTGGCGGGACCGAAGCGCCGCCGAGAAGAAGGAATTCGTCTCCCTCTTCGAGACGCTCCTGGAAAACTCCTACGCTGACAAGATCGAATCCTACAACCAGGAGAAGATCGTCTACCTCAACGAAAGGATCGAGGGGGAGTACGCCGAGGTGAGGTCCAAGGTGGTCACCGCCAAGCGCGACGAATACTCCCTCGACTACCGCCTCATGAACAAGGGTGGACGGTGGATGGCTTACGACGTGGTCATCGAGGGAGTGAGCCTCGTATCCAACTACCGGGGCCAGTTCAACAAGATCATCACCAACGAGGGGTACCCCGCCCTCCTGAAAAAGCTCAGGTCCAAGCGTGCGGAGATCAAGGCGCCGTAG
- the rsgA gene encoding ribosome small subunit-dependent GTPase A, whose translation MDELKVLGWSDWFAETGPEGGADPGTVARVTAELRGEYRLRAAAGEFPAQLAPRLRKGAADRLDRPMVGDWVVIEPVNGGSEVTIHDILPRRTLLARRGAGGGGEVQPIAANVDLVFIVMGLDGNYNPRRLERYLVAARESGAEPVVILSKADLCPDAAERVAEAAALGPGVRVVPVSSLAGEGVSAVREVLASGVTACFVGSSGVGKSTLVNRLAGEEVMATGAVRERDAKGRHTTTHRQMILLPCGAIVIDTPGMREFGLWQAGEGLDASFPEIAELAKQCRFHDCSHAHEPGCAVRDALAGGEIDQGRYASYLKLRKEDEAAAARDDVAARQERKGKERRIAKGRRVVLRKKGEN comes from the coding sequence ATGGATGAGTTGAAAGTGTTGGGATGGAGCGACTGGTTTGCGGAAACGGGCCCCGAGGGGGGGGCGGATCCCGGCACCGTGGCGCGGGTGACGGCCGAGCTTCGGGGGGAGTATCGGCTGAGGGCCGCCGCGGGGGAGTTCCCGGCGCAGCTTGCCCCCCGACTCCGCAAGGGGGCTGCGGACCGCCTTGACCGCCCCATGGTCGGCGATTGGGTCGTCATTGAACCGGTGAACGGCGGGTCGGAAGTGACGATCCACGACATCCTGCCGCGCCGGACCCTCCTTGCCCGCCGGGGCGCGGGTGGCGGGGGCGAGGTGCAGCCCATTGCCGCCAACGTGGATCTGGTCTTCATCGTCATGGGGCTCGACGGCAACTACAACCCGAGGCGTCTCGAACGGTATCTGGTGGCGGCCCGGGAGAGCGGCGCGGAGCCGGTGGTCATTCTCAGCAAGGCCGATCTCTGTCCCGACGCGGCGGAGCGGGTTGCGGAGGCGGCGGCCCTTGGCCCTGGCGTGCGGGTGGTGCCTGTCAGCTCTCTGGCCGGAGAAGGGGTATCAGCGGTGAGGGAAGTCCTGGCGTCGGGGGTGACTGCCTGCTTCGTCGGTTCGTCCGGGGTGGGGAAGTCGACCCTCGTCAACCGCCTCGCCGGGGAAGAGGTCATGGCCACCGGCGCGGTGCGGGAGCGGGACGCCAAGGGGCGCCACACCACCACCCACCGGCAGATGATCCTCCTCCCCTGCGGCGCCATCGTCATCGACACCCCCGGCATGCGCGAATTCGGCCTCTGGCAGGCGGGGGAGGGGCTCGACGCCTCCTTTCCCGAGATCGCCGAACTGGCCAAGCAGTGCCGGTTCCACGACTGCAGCCACGCCCACGAGCCCGGGTGCGCGGTGCGCGATGCCCTGGCCGGCGGAGAGATCGACCAGGGGCGCTACGCCAGTTATCTGAAGCTCAGGAAAGAGGATGAGGCGGCCGCAGCACGCGACGACGTGGCTGCCCGGCAGGAACGGAAGGGGAAGGAGCGGCGCATTGCCAAGGGGCGCCGGGTGGTTCTCCGGAAGAAGGGGGAGAACTAA
- a CDS encoding class I SAM-dependent methyltransferase — protein sequence MAQQFKDYFSEKSDVYRSYRPGYPTELFAWLAGLPARRDAALDCGCGTGQASVALAEHFARVYAVDPSAGQIKSATPHKRVEYRVAPAEETGLPDASVDLVIAAQALHWFDFSRFYAEVRRVARGGAVFAAFTYGLLAIDDEIDRIIGRFYRDVIGPYWPPERAHVDAGYRTLPFPFAEIETPTFAMKAEWDLGHLMGYFETWSAVKEYRRLRGDDPLELVAGDLATAWGDPALVRQVSWPLVLRAGRIE from the coding sequence ATGGCACAGCAATTCAAGGACTATTTTTCCGAGAAATCGGACGTCTATCGTTCCTACCGCCCCGGCTACCCCACCGAGCTCTTCGCCTGGCTGGCGGGACTGCCGGCGCGGCGCGACGCGGCCCTGGACTGCGGCTGCGGCACCGGCCAGGCATCGGTAGCCCTGGCGGAACACTTCGCCCGGGTCTACGCCGTCGACCCCAGTGCCGGGCAGATCAAGAGCGCCACCCCCCACAAGCGGGTGGAGTACCGGGTGGCACCGGCGGAAGAAACCGGCCTCCCCGACGCCAGCGTCGACCTGGTGATCGCTGCCCAGGCCCTCCACTGGTTCGACTTCAGCCGCTTCTACGCCGAGGTGCGCCGGGTAGCCCGGGGAGGTGCTGTCTTTGCCGCCTTCACCTATGGGCTCCTTGCCATCGATGATGAGATCGACCGGATCATAGGCCGCTTCTACCGCGACGTCATAGGCCCCTACTGGCCCCCCGAGCGGGCCCACGTGGACGCCGGCTACCGGACCCTCCCCTTCCCTTTTGCCGAGATCGAGACCCCAACCTTTGCCATGAAGGCGGAATGGGACCTGGGGCACCTGATGGGCTACTTCGAGACATGGTCTGCGGTGAAGGAATACCGGCGGCTGAGGGGGGATGATCCGTTGGAGCTCGTGGCAGGGGACCTGGCAACAGCCTGGGGGGACCCGGCGCTTGTCAGGCAGGTCTCGTGGCCCCTGGTTCTCCGGGCGGGGAGGATAGAATAA
- a CDS encoding TolC family protein yields MRTLRAVALACLTALPLSGALAAEPATAPKTLSLDECIRGAIATAPELGESQADIELAQSRLEEAKGYRFPQIEMKALFGPVPEARGNQVWSPDGSNDTDSITWFARADATLVQPLYTFGKISENMKAATHGIEVDRAKKDQRRNEVALQTKEYYYGVLLAREMREVVLEVRENLDKARKKAQELLEKSSPNVEELDIYKLDAFNGEVGKYLAEADKGETLALSALRSRVGLPPEARIDIATERLVPDEGTAGDLPAYIDEARAKRPEFKQLKEGLQAREALVEAAKAAYYPDIFLAGLLSGAYSPERSRIDNPFITDEFNHFWTGIALGARWKLDFGITGSKVAGERAQYNRLLSTKVYADTNIPLQVKKAWLELKEAEKSIDATRDAYSNAKKWIVSAMANFDFGVGPAKELFDGLQNYARMRAGYFQSIYNQKMSRANLDYAVGAMPLEK; encoded by the coding sequence ATGAGAACACTTCGCGCAGTGGCACTGGCATGTCTGACGGCACTCCCGCTATCCGGGGCGCTGGCCGCCGAACCGGCAACGGCACCGAAAACCCTCAGCCTTGACGAATGCATCCGGGGCGCCATAGCCACGGCGCCGGAGCTGGGCGAATCCCAGGCAGACATCGAGCTGGCCCAGTCCAGGCTTGAGGAGGCCAAGGGGTACCGATTCCCGCAGATCGAAATGAAGGCCCTCTTCGGGCCGGTCCCCGAAGCCCGGGGTAACCAGGTCTGGTCGCCGGACGGGTCCAACGACACCGATTCCATCACCTGGTTCGCCCGGGCCGACGCCACCCTGGTCCAGCCCCTCTACACCTTCGGCAAGATCAGCGAAAACATGAAGGCGGCCACCCACGGCATCGAGGTGGACCGGGCCAAGAAGGACCAGCGACGCAACGAGGTGGCGCTCCAGACCAAGGAGTACTACTACGGCGTTCTCCTGGCCCGGGAAATGAGGGAAGTGGTCCTGGAGGTGCGGGAGAACCTGGACAAGGCCCGCAAGAAGGCCCAGGAGCTTCTGGAAAAGTCTTCCCCCAACGTGGAGGAGCTGGACATCTACAAGCTCGACGCCTTTAACGGCGAGGTGGGGAAATACCTGGCCGAGGCCGACAAGGGGGAAACCCTGGCCCTCTCGGCGCTCCGGAGCCGCGTCGGCCTCCCCCCGGAGGCCCGGATCGACATTGCCACCGAGCGACTCGTGCCCGACGAGGGAACCGCCGGCGATCTTCCGGCTTACATCGACGAGGCCCGGGCAAAGCGCCCCGAGTTCAAGCAGCTCAAGGAAGGGCTCCAGGCCCGGGAAGCACTCGTGGAGGCGGCCAAGGCGGCCTACTACCCCGACATCTTCCTGGCGGGGCTCCTGTCCGGCGCCTATTCCCCCGAGCGGAGCCGCATCGACAACCCCTTCATTACCGACGAGTTCAACCACTTCTGGACGGGAATCGCCCTCGGGGCCAGGTGGAAGCTCGATTTCGGCATCACCGGCTCCAAGGTGGCCGGCGAGCGGGCCCAGTACAACCGGCTCCTCTCCACTAAGGTTTACGCCGACACCAACATCCCCCTCCAGGTGAAAAAGGCGTGGCTGGAGCTGAAGGAGGCGGAGAAGAGCATCGACGCCACCCGGGACGCATACAGCAATGCCAAGAAGTGGATCGTCTCCGCCATGGCCAACTTCGACTTCGGCGTCGGCCCGGCCAAGGAACTCTTCGACGGGCTCCAGAACTACGCCCGGATGCGGGCCGGCTACTTCCAGTCCATTTACAACCAGAAGATGTCCCGGGCCAACCTGGACTACGCCGTCGGCGCCATGCCGCTGGAGAAATAA
- a CDS encoding MlaE family ABC transporter permease, with protein sequence MLRTFLEKLGAVTIFIFREMGRMLIFLVMALVNIIIRPGRPFHIFKQIHFIGTKSLFVITLTASFTGMVLGLQGYYTLAKFGSEGMLGSAVALSLIRELGPVLTALMVVGRAGSAITAEIGIMKITEQIDAMKTMALEPFKYLISPKIVGALVAVPLLCAIFDVVGIYGGYLVGVKLLGVNPGAYFHEMERSVEWKDVWSGFVKSISFGGILAWVCCYKGYHASHGAEGVSRATTEAVVMSSVLVLVWDYFLTSVML encoded by the coding sequence GTGCTCCGCACCTTCCTCGAAAAACTGGGCGCCGTCACCATCTTCATCTTCCGGGAAATGGGCCGGATGCTGATCTTTCTCGTCATGGCCCTCGTGAACATCATCATCCGGCCCGGCAGGCCCTTCCATATTTTCAAACAGATCCACTTCATCGGCACCAAATCCCTCTTCGTCATAACCCTCACCGCCTCGTTCACCGGTATGGTCCTGGGGCTCCAGGGGTACTACACCCTGGCCAAGTTCGGCTCCGAGGGGATGCTCGGCTCGGCGGTGGCCCTCTCCCTCATCCGCGAGTTGGGGCCGGTCCTCACGGCCCTCATGGTGGTGGGGCGTGCCGGCAGCGCCATAACCGCCGAAATCGGGATCATGAAGATAACCGAACAGATCGACGCGATGAAGACCATGGCGCTGGAACCGTTCAAGTACCTGATCTCGCCGAAGATCGTCGGGGCGCTGGTGGCCGTGCCGCTTCTGTGCGCCATCTTCGACGTGGTCGGCATCTACGGCGGGTACCTGGTGGGGGTCAAACTCCTGGGGGTTAACCCCGGCGCCTATTTCCACGAGATGGAGCGGAGCGTGGAGTGGAAGGACGTCTGGTCCGGGTTCGTCAAATCCATCTCCTTCGGCGGCATCCTCGCCTGGGTCTGCTGCTACAAGGGATACCACGCCAGCCACGGCGCCGAGGGGGTGTCGCGGGCCACCACCGAGGCGGTGGTCATGTCGTCGGTCTTGGTGCTGGTGTGGGACTACTTCCTCACGTCGGTGATGCTGTAA
- a CDS encoding NADP-dependent glyceraldehyde-3-phosphate dehydrogenase: MTISEKIATLFPASEDIPPQHRLPAPVELRTYLVAGELRHWEGASQEVFSPVCVRTPDGPERVRIGSFPLMGGDDAMAALDTAVATYDNGRGEWPTMTVADRIGHVQRFAARMKERRSEVVRLLMWEIGKTEKDAAKEFDRTITYIDDTIDALKDLDRVSSRFVIHEGIIGQIRRAPLGVALCMGPYNYPLNETFTTLIPALIMGNTVLLKPPRHGVLLFAPLLEAFRDSFPPGVVNTLFGAGRTVTPPLMASGKVDVLAFIGTSPAANALHKEHPKPHRLRTVLGLEAKNPAIVLPDADLNLAVEECIAGSLSFNGQRCTALKIIFVHESVADHFLNLFSRALAALGCGMPWEPGVMITPLPEPGKAVYLSELLEDARSHGARIVNDGGGSVNCSFFSPAVVYPVTPAMRLYAEEQFGPIVPVVPFTDVSTPIRAIEESDYGQQVSIFGRDPQTLANLVDHLVNQVSRVNINSQCQRGPDIFPFTGRKDSAVGTLSVSDALRSFSIRTLVAAKEIDLNKEIIADIVREHRSNFLSTDFIL, encoded by the coding sequence ATGACCATCAGTGAAAAAATCGCAACCCTCTTTCCCGCATCGGAGGATATCCCGCCCCAACACCGGCTCCCGGCCCCGGTGGAACTGCGGACCTACCTCGTGGCAGGGGAACTTCGCCACTGGGAGGGTGCATCCCAGGAAGTCTTCTCCCCGGTCTGCGTCAGGACCCCGGACGGACCCGAGCGGGTCAGGATCGGGAGCTTTCCCCTCATGGGGGGGGACGACGCCATGGCGGCCCTGGACACGGCAGTGGCCACCTATGACAACGGCAGGGGTGAATGGCCCACCATGACCGTTGCCGACCGCATCGGCCACGTGCAACGGTTCGCGGCCAGGATGAAGGAACGGCGGAGCGAGGTGGTCCGGCTCCTCATGTGGGAGATCGGCAAGACCGAAAAGGACGCCGCCAAGGAGTTCGACCGGACCATCACCTACATCGACGACACCATCGATGCCCTCAAGGACTTGGACCGGGTCTCCTCCCGCTTCGTGATCCACGAGGGGATCATCGGGCAGATCCGCCGGGCACCCCTCGGCGTGGCCCTCTGCATGGGGCCCTACAACTACCCCCTCAACGAAACCTTCACCACCCTCATTCCGGCCCTCATCATGGGGAATACGGTGCTCCTGAAGCCACCGCGCCACGGGGTCCTCCTCTTCGCACCGCTGCTCGAAGCCTTCCGGGACTCCTTCCCCCCCGGCGTGGTGAATACCCTCTTCGGGGCCGGCCGCACCGTCACCCCGCCGCTCATGGCGTCGGGAAAGGTGGACGTCCTCGCCTTCATCGGCACGAGCCCCGCGGCCAACGCGCTCCACAAGGAGCACCCCAAGCCCCACCGGCTCCGGACGGTCCTGGGGCTCGAGGCCAAGAACCCGGCCATCGTCCTCCCCGACGCCGACCTGAACCTGGCGGTGGAGGAGTGCATCGCCGGAAGCCTCTCCTTCAACGGCCAGCGCTGCACCGCCCTCAAGATCATCTTCGTCCACGAATCGGTGGCCGACCACTTCCTGAATCTCTTCTCCCGAGCCCTCGCCGCCCTCGGCTGCGGGATGCCGTGGGAGCCGGGCGTGATGATCACCCCCCTTCCCGAACCGGGAAAGGCGGTCTATCTCTCAGAGCTGCTGGAAGACGCCCGGAGCCACGGCGCCCGGATCGTCAATGACGGGGGAGGCTCCGTGAACTGCTCCTTCTTCTCCCCGGCCGTGGTCTATCCGGTGACCCCGGCCATGCGCCTCTACGCCGAGGAGCAGTTCGGCCCCATCGTGCCGGTGGTTCCCTTCACCGACGTCAGCACCCCCATCCGCGCCATCGAGGAGTCGGACTACGGCCAGCAGGTGAGCATCTTCGGCCGCGATCCCCAGACCCTGGCGAACCTCGTGGACCACCTGGTGAACCAGGTCTCCCGCGTGAACATCAACAGCCAATGCCAGCGGGGCCCCGACATCTTCCCCTTCACCGGGCGGAAGGACTCGGCTGTGGGGACCCTGTCGGTCTCGGACGCTCTGCGCTCCTTCTCCATCCGGACCCTGGTGGCGGCCAAGGAAATAGATCTGAACAAGGAGATCATTGCCGATATCGTCCGGGAGCACCGCTCCAACTTCCTCTCCACGGACTTCATCCTCTGA
- a CDS encoding dienelactone hydrolase family protein, with amino-acid sequence MGGIRKFVWVAVALAGGFLGVSTADAAVQGKVVEYRDGEVTMKGYLAWNDTVKGKRPGVLVVHEWWGLNDYARKRARMLAELGYTALAVDMYGGGKEATHPDDAGAFSSAVMKNMDLMAARFRAAMEFLKKQPTVDAVRIGAIGYCFGGAVVLNMARQGLDLKGVASFHGNLATAKPAGPGTVKAKVTVFNGGADTLVPPEQVGAFTAEMTRAGAAFRFFSYPGAKHAFTNPDADVYARKFGLPLAYDAAADRDSWEEMKRFFREVFGR; translated from the coding sequence ATGGGCGGAATCAGAAAATTTGTCTGGGTGGCGGTCGCACTGGCCGGCGGCTTCCTGGGCGTGTCGACGGCGGATGCCGCGGTGCAGGGGAAGGTGGTCGAGTACCGCGACGGCGAGGTGACCATGAAGGGGTATCTCGCCTGGAACGATACGGTGAAGGGAAAACGTCCGGGTGTCCTTGTGGTGCACGAGTGGTGGGGGCTCAACGACTACGCCCGCAAGCGGGCGCGGATGCTGGCGGAGCTGGGGTATACGGCCCTGGCGGTCGATATGTACGGCGGGGGGAAAGAAGCCACCCATCCCGACGATGCCGGCGCGTTTTCCTCTGCGGTAATGAAGAACATGGACCTCATGGCTGCCCGCTTCCGGGCGGCGATGGAGTTTCTCAAGAAACAGCCCACCGTCGATGCCGTCCGCATCGGCGCCATCGGTTACTGCTTCGGCGGGGCCGTGGTGCTGAACATGGCCCGCCAGGGCCTTGACCTCAAGGGGGTGGCCAGCTTCCACGGGAACCTCGCCACGGCAAAACCGGCCGGGCCGGGAACCGTCAAGGCAAAGGTGACGGTTTTCAATGGCGGGGCCGACACCCTTGTGCCCCCCGAACAGGTGGGGGCCTTTACCGCTGAAATGACCAGGGCAGGCGCCGCCTTCCGGTTCTTCTCCTACCCGGGCGCGAAACACGCCTTCACGAACCCCGACGCCGATGTCTATGCCCGGAAATTCGGCCTCCCTCTCGCCTATGACGCCGCCGCCGACAGGGATTCGTGGGAGGAGATGAAGCGCTTCTTCCGGGAAGTGTTCGGACGATAG
- a CDS encoding DUF5131 family protein: protein MFNRLRQGIFWDDAWEVLVRRDTVDREILWRPFGEKEGKVWSVGGDPFHPSLPVEQLDAMLSVVASSPQHLFITVTDYPEHSFQRLYATSPDSPYRLLEEDDTLNNLWFLVRIRDQEEADLRVPATIALKNCWVADGVRWPMVGILAEPLRGGLNLRQVNSLCLAGFGAIDWVVCGGAGDGDVPHHADWARDLRDQAEERGIPFLYTGSGGLLDGRTWDEIPPFRGEPNHLHVFDHCRANRQDGSIRSVAA, encoded by the coding sequence ATGTTCAATCGGCTGAGGCAAGGGATTTTCTGGGATGACGCCTGGGAGGTGCTCGTCCGGCGGGATACGGTGGACCGCGAGATTCTCTGGCGTCCCTTTGGCGAGAAGGAGGGAAAGGTCTGGAGCGTGGGTGGCGACCCCTTCCATCCTTCCCTTCCGGTGGAGCAACTGGACGCCATGCTTTCGGTCGTGGCCTCGTCTCCCCAGCATCTCTTCATCACCGTCACCGATTACCCCGAGCATTCTTTCCAGAGGCTCTACGCCACCTCGCCAGATTCCCCCTATCGCCTCCTGGAGGAGGACGATACCCTCAACAACCTCTGGTTCCTGGTCCGGATACGGGACCAGGAGGAGGCGGATCTCCGCGTCCCCGCCACTATTGCCCTCAAGAACTGCTGGGTGGCCGACGGGGTCCGGTGGCCCATGGTCGGCATCCTTGCCGAGCCCCTTCGGGGAGGACTGAACCTGCGGCAGGTGAACAGCCTCTGCCTTGCCGGGTTCGGCGCCATCGACTGGGTGGTCTGCGGGGGGGCCGGGGATGGCGACGTTCCACACCATGCCGACTGGGCGCGGGATCTCCGCGATCAGGCAGAGGAACGCGGCATACCCTTCCTCTACACCGGGAGCGGAGGGCTTCTGGACGGACGGACCTGGGACGAGATTCCCCCCTTCAGGGGAGAACCCAACCACCTCCATGTCTTTGACCACTGTCGCGCCAACCGCCAGGATGGCTCCATCCGGAGCGTAGCCGCCTGA
- a CDS encoding YqiA/YcfP family alpha/beta fold hydrolase gives MSRGRVIFSHGKESGPWGTKISALATVARTQGFAVESIDYTDLADPDARVGRLVERCAGETGTLVLVGSSMGGYVATVASQTVNPTGLFLMAPAVYLPDYAEPDPTPSGKTYVVHGMHDEVIPMENAVRFARRHRARLFLVDGDHALVEQLPFIEELFGLFLENVNS, from the coding sequence ATGAGCCGAGGACGCGTCATTTTCTCCCACGGCAAAGAGAGCGGCCCCTGGGGAACCAAGATCTCGGCCCTGGCCACCGTGGCACGGACGCAGGGTTTTGCCGTCGAGAGCATCGACTACACCGACCTCGCCGATCCCGATGCCCGGGTCGGCAGGCTCGTGGAGCGGTGCGCCGGCGAAACGGGCACCCTTGTCCTCGTCGGTTCCAGCATGGGGGGCTATGTGGCAACGGTGGCCTCACAGACCGTCAATCCGACGGGGCTCTTTCTCATGGCTCCGGCCGTCTACCTTCCCGACTACGCCGAACCGGACCCCACCCCATCGGGGAAAACCTACGTCGTTCATGGCATGCACGATGAGGTCATCCCCATGGAGAATGCCGTCCGCTTCGCCCGGCGCCACCGCGCACGGCTCTTTCTGGTGGATGGCGACCACGCCCTTGTCGAACAACTCCCCTTCATCGAAGAGCTCTTCGGTTTGTTTCTGGAAAACGTGAACTCCTAG
- a CDS encoding ABC transporter ATP-binding protein — MIKLVDIHKSFDSQTVLDGLSLEIPEGKITAVIGPSGEGKSVLLKHMIGLMKPDRGQVHVDGENITAMRRFEMNRVWEKFGMLFQNAALFDSMTVFENVAFPLEEKTRFSRAEIRDRVHNALENVGLRGIDKKYPDELSGGMKKRVGLARALLLNPRIILFDEPTTGLDPIICRAIHQLIRDTHERYGYTAVIVSHEIPEIFDISDQVAMLYRGRITEMGTPEEIRRSEHPVVRQFISGSLEGPIKFI; from the coding sequence ATGATCAAACTCGTTGACATCCACAAGTCATTCGACTCCCAGACAGTGCTGGACGGCCTTTCCCTGGAAATACCCGAGGGGAAGATCACGGCGGTGATCGGCCCCAGCGGCGAAGGGAAGAGCGTGCTCCTGAAGCACATGATTGGCCTCATGAAGCCCGACCGGGGCCAAGTCCACGTGGACGGGGAAAACATCACCGCCATGCGCCGGTTCGAGATGAACCGGGTCTGGGAGAAGTTCGGGATGCTCTTCCAGAACGCGGCCCTCTTCGACTCCATGACAGTCTTCGAGAACGTGGCGTTCCCCCTGGAGGAGAAGACCCGGTTCTCCCGGGCCGAGATTCGCGACCGGGTCCACAACGCCTTGGAGAACGTGGGGCTCAGGGGGATCGACAAAAAGTACCCCGACGAGCTGTCAGGGGGGATGAAGAAACGGGTGGGGCTTGCCCGGGCGCTGTTGCTGAACCCGCGGATCATCCTCTTCGACGAGCCGACCACGGGGCTTGACCCGATCATCTGCCGGGCCATCCACCAGCTCATCAGGGATACCCACGAACGGTACGGCTACACGGCGGTGATCGTCTCCCACGAGATTCCCGAGATCTTCGACATCTCGGACCAGGTGGCCATGCTCTACCGGGGACGGATCACCGAGATGGGGACGCCGGAGGAGATCCGGCGCTCGGAGCACCCGGTGGTGCGGCAGTTCATCAGCGGCAGTCTCGAAGGACCCATCAAGTTCATCTGA
- a CDS encoding protease complex subunit PrcB family protein, with protein MNSIRTSLLLVLTVISLAGCATAIPVQPPPAAIKVPVETVAKGVGGAYSEPGTDTQLVWPQIRVISDQGGFTAFWNSLHRNVTPPPPLPSVDFSRNDVIAVVDMVRPTGGYGIEVKEAQEGMDAIWLTIIRRTPGRGCFTAQSLSQPYHLVAIRKSGKRCIPNYVDVTYSCP; from the coding sequence ATGAACTCCATTCGCACGTCTCTGCTCCTGGTTCTCACCGTCATCTCCCTTGCCGGTTGCGCCACCGCCATCCCGGTACAGCCGCCTCCCGCCGCCATCAAGGTGCCCGTCGAGACGGTCGCCAAGGGGGTCGGCGGCGCTTACTCCGAGCCCGGAACCGATACCCAGCTCGTCTGGCCCCAGATCCGTGTCATTTCCGACCAGGGGGGATTTACAGCGTTCTGGAACTCGCTCCACCGGAACGTGACACCCCCGCCGCCGCTTCCTTCCGTCGATTTTTCGCGTAATGACGTGATTGCCGTGGTGGACATGGTCCGGCCGACCGGGGGGTACGGCATCGAGGTCAAGGAGGCGCAGGAGGGTATGGATGCCATCTGGCTTACCATCATCCGGAGAACGCCGGGCAGGGGGTGCTTCACGGCCCAGTCACTGAGCCAGCCCTATCATCTGGTGGCCATCAGGAAAAGTGGCAAGCGCTGTATACCCAACTATGTCGATGTGACCTATTCCTGTCCCTAG